From a single Gammaproteobacteria bacterium genomic region:
- the nudE gene encoding ADP compounds hydrolase NudE — protein MRKKPEILGITTIARSRLFHVEQVELRFTNGTEVSYERLKSTSAGAVLVVPMLDEDTVLLIREYAAGVHRYELGLPKGRVEVGEDVLDAANRELMEEVGYAARDLRHLTALTLAPGYLGHHTQIVLAQDLYESRAAGDEPEEIEVVPWRLSQLNELMAREDCTEARSIAALFMVRELLRGTA, from the coding sequence ATGCGCAAGAAACCCGAAATCCTCGGTATCACTACCATTGCCCGCAGCCGCCTGTTTCATGTCGAGCAGGTCGAGCTGCGTTTTACCAATGGCACGGAGGTGAGTTATGAACGGCTCAAGAGTACCTCAGCCGGTGCCGTGCTGGTGGTGCCGATGTTGGATGAAGATACGGTGCTCTTGATCCGTGAATATGCCGCTGGCGTCCATCGTTATGAGCTGGGCTTGCCCAAAGGCCGGGTCGAAGTGGGCGAGGATGTCTTGGATGCCGCCAATCGCGAACTGATGGAAGAGGTGGGTTATGCGGCGCGTGATTTGCGGCACTTAACCGCGTTGACGCTGGCGCCGGGCTATTTAGGCCATCACACCCAAATCGTATTGGCGCAGGACTTGTATGAATCCCGTGCGGCAGGCGATGAGCCGGAAGAAATCGAAGTCGTGCCTTGGCGGCTGAGTCAGCTCAATGAATTGATGGCGCGCGAAGATTGCACTGAGGCGCGCAGTATTGCGGCGTTGTTTATGGTGCGGGAGTTATTGCGAGGTACCGCCTGA
- a CDS encoding phosphate-starvation-inducible PsiE family protein — MSPAQELLGKKALRLIEYGGLFIITIATLVAGGQEVYRMILDAKVTLADLLLLFLYLEVIAMVAVYLDSGKLPVRMPLYIAIVALARYLALDIKALDPWSIIAVAAAITVLAGAVLMIRYGQLRFPYPPYLPYPPGKRKPKGEREPE; from the coding sequence ATGTCGCCGGCTCAGGAACTCTTGGGCAAGAAGGCGCTCAGACTCATTGAATACGGTGGCCTGTTCATTATCACCATTGCTACCCTCGTCGCTGGCGGCCAAGAAGTTTACCGGATGATCCTGGACGCCAAGGTGACTTTGGCCGATTTGTTATTGTTATTTCTCTATCTTGAGGTCATTGCGATGGTGGCCGTCTACCTTGATTCGGGTAAGCTGCCGGTGCGGATGCCGCTCTACATCGCCATCGTTGCCCTGGCACGTTACCTGGCACTGGACATCAAGGCATTAGATCCCTGGAGCATTATCGCAGTCGCGGCCGCCATCACGGTCTTGGCGGGCGCAGTGCTGATGATCCGTTATGGCCAGCTACGCTTTCCTTATCCGCCTTATCTTCCCTATCCGCCCGGTAAGCGCAAGCCGAAAGGGGAACGGGAACCGGAGTAG
- a CDS encoding class I SAM-dependent methyltransferase, with translation MTNTVSAAVAVIATEPQLQIQARQLAERLQLPVAMVDGAEYPLLLVQTAERLELRQTGPLAPGPVYVDFIGGSVGHRFHFGGGRGQLIAKAVGIKKGFIPTVIDATGGLGRDSFVLASLGCTVTLVERSPIIAELLRDGMARAELDNEIGAIVRERMHLVMTDAIAYLVTLSEAQRPDVVYLDPMYPERRKSAAVKKEMRAFQLLLGGDEDEADLLVVALRCACKRVVVKRPRQAESIAGPKPSLSMSGQSTRFDIYFTVKT, from the coding sequence ATGACAAATACCGTCTCAGCGGCAGTGGCAGTTATCGCCACCGAACCGCAACTCCAGATTCAGGCGCGCCAGCTGGCCGAGCGATTGCAGCTGCCTGTCGCGATGGTGGACGGCGCTGAATACCCCTTGCTATTGGTGCAGACCGCCGAACGCCTGGAATTGCGCCAGACCGGTCCGCTCGCACCGGGTCCGGTGTATGTCGATTTTATCGGCGGTAGCGTCGGCCATCGTTTTCATTTCGGCGGCGGCCGTGGGCAATTGATTGCCAAGGCCGTCGGGATCAAAAAAGGATTTATCCCCACCGTTATCGATGCCACGGGCGGTTTGGGGCGTGATTCGTTTGTGCTCGCCAGTTTGGGGTGTACAGTAACCTTGGTCGAGCGTTCACCGATCATCGCCGAGTTGTTGCGCGATGGCATGGCTCGTGCCGAGCTTGATAATGAGATCGGCGCCATTGTCCGCGAACGCATGCATCTGGTGATGACTGATGCAATTGCTTATCTGGTAACGCTGAGCGAAGCGCAACGGCCGGATGTGGTATATCTTGATCCCATGTACCCCGAACGCCGCAAAAGTGCTGCCGTGAAAAAAGAAATGCGCGCCTTTCAGTTATTATTGGGCGGTGATGAGGATGAAGCGGATTTGCTGGTGGTCGCGCTGCGCTGCGCGTGTAAGCGTGTGGTGGTCAAACGGCCACGGCAGGCAGAATCGATTGCCGGTCCGAAGCCGAGTTTGAGTATGAGCGGGCAGAGCACGCGGTTTGATATTTATTTTACGGTTAAAACGTAA
- a CDS encoding SlyX family protein has protein sequence MNDKITDLEIRLTYQESALQELNDVIVKQQDQIDALIIEIRRLRQQLESGSEFVRPQSEETPPPHY, from the coding sequence ATGAATGACAAAATCACCGATCTTGAAATCCGGCTGACCTATCAGGAGTCGGCGTTGCAGGAGTTGAACGATGTCATCGTCAAACAGCAGGATCAGATCGACGCGCTGATTATCGAGATCAGGCGCCTGCGGCAGCAACTGGAATCTGGTAGCGAGTTTGTACGGCCGCAATCGGAAGAAACACCGCCGCCGCATTATTGA
- a CDS encoding molybdopterin molybdotransferase MoeA, with protein MTEKSPLIEAQEKFSQAVPFATMPAESIALSQALGRTLHSDLLAPEDAPPYHRAIVEGFAVHIADTQAASDTNPVQFKIVGNVQPGDEQCPTFGKGEAVEVNTGSILPDGPIAIVRMWDCKREGNSFTITRPFPPRFFIEDRGCDIKQGSVVLAKGSVIEAKDIGTIASLGLDKVSVARQPRVTLFSSGNEVIAHTQSLKPGSIRDCNGPMLSAAVIAAGGIPQFGGIMGDDFEGFVAAVRNALKQSDMIVISGGTAVGGRDFISDLISEVGELLVDGVPMKSGRPLIMGIAAGKPIVAVAGHPPEALRGFRLFGVAAFNRMLGRDVALPVDN; from the coding sequence ATGACCGAAAAATCGCCATTGATCGAAGCCCAGGAAAAATTCAGCCAGGCTGTGCCATTCGCCACCATGCCTGCCGAAAGCATTGCGCTGTCACAGGCACTGGGCCGTACCTTGCATAGCGATTTATTGGCCCCTGAAGATGCACCCCCTTATCACCGCGCCATCGTCGAAGGCTTTGCCGTTCATATCGCCGACACCCAGGCCGCCAGCGACACCAACCCTGTGCAATTCAAGATCGTTGGTAATGTGCAGCCGGGTGACGAACAATGCCCCACGTTTGGCAAAGGCGAAGCGGTGGAAGTGAATACCGGCAGCATCCTGCCCGATGGCCCGATCGCCATCGTCCGCATGTGGGACTGCAAACGCGAAGGCAACAGCTTCACCATCACCCGCCCCTTCCCGCCACGTTTCTTTATTGAAGATCGCGGCTGTGACATCAAGCAAGGCAGCGTGGTGTTGGCAAAAGGCAGCGTCATCGAAGCCAAGGACATCGGCACTATCGCCAGCCTGGGGCTGGATAAAGTCAGCGTTGCCCGTCAGCCGCGCGTCACGTTGTTTTCTTCAGGCAATGAAGTCATCGCCCACACACAATCATTAAAACCAGGCTCAATCCGCGACTGCAACGGCCCGATGCTCAGCGCCGCCGTCATCGCTGCGGGTGGCATCCCGCAATTCGGCGGCATCATGGGTGACGATTTCGAAGGCTTCGTCGCTGCCGTGCGCAACGCACTTAAACAATCCGACATGATCGTCATCTCCGGCGGCACCGCGGTTGGTGGTCGTGATTTCATTTCCGATCTGATTTCTGAAGTCGGTGAGTTATTGGTTGATGGCGTACCCATGAAATCCGGCCGCCCCTTAATCATGGGCATCGCTGCCGGCAAACCCATCGTCGCCGTCGCCGGCCACCCGCCCGAGGCGTTGCGGGGTTTTCGTTTGTTTGGGGTGGCGGCGTTTAATCGAATGCTGGGGAGGGATGTGGCGTTGCCGGTGGATAATTAA
- a CDS encoding pentapeptide repeat-containing protein: protein MKTPLLEIQRHSKWWLAPFYFMVLALTFTHANAACTDPPAARVDWKGCDKHGADLHGVDLRDATLDKTNFSKANLSGANLRNAYLGRANLEGANLESADLTETHLVGSNLNGANLKAATLTQAKLERATLIKANLSNANLGKADLDDANLSGANLQHASLTQASLEQANLVQADLRQADLSKALLSRANLERAQLANANLQKAHLDQTSLINADFTQADLSAATLTGADASGARFDDALLDLTTWLDRRRCRTGSVGSCL from the coding sequence ATGAAGACACCTCTACTTGAGATTCAACGTCACAGCAAATGGTGGTTGGCGCCATTTTATTTCATGGTATTGGCGCTAACATTCACCCACGCCAACGCCGCATGCACCGACCCGCCTGCTGCACGCGTCGACTGGAAAGGTTGCGATAAACATGGCGCAGACCTGCATGGCGTCGATCTACGTGATGCCACGCTGGATAAAACCAACTTCAGCAAGGCCAACCTCAGTGGCGCCAATCTACGTAACGCTTATCTGGGTCGCGCCAATCTTGAAGGCGCCAATCTTGAATCTGCCGATCTGACTGAAACTCATTTGGTCGGTTCCAACCTGAATGGCGCCAATCTCAAAGCGGCCACCTTGACACAGGCAAAACTGGAACGCGCCACGTTAATCAAAGCAAATCTTAGCAATGCCAACCTCGGCAAAGCCGATCTCGACGATGCCAATTTAAGCGGCGCCAATCTACAACATGCCAGCCTGACCCAAGCCAGCCTGGAACAAGCCAATCTGGTGCAGGCCGATCTGCGCCAGGCGGACCTCAGCAAGGCGCTTTTGTCACGCGCCAATCTGGAGCGGGCACAGCTCGCCAACGCCAATTTACAAAAGGCGCATCTGGATCAGACATCACTGATCAATGCCGACTTCACCCAGGCCGACTTGAGTGCCGCCACCTTGACCGGGGCCGATGCCAGCGGCGCCCGTTTTGATGACGCCTTGCTCGATCTGACCACCTGGCTCGACCGCCGCCGCTGCCGCACCGGCTCGGTCGGCAGTTGCCTCTAA
- the rimO gene encoding 30S ribosomal protein S12 methylthiotransferase RimO encodes MSAHAPKVGFVSLGCPKALVDSEQIITQLRAEGYQISPSYEDADLVVINTCGFIDAAVEESLETIGEALAENGKVIVTGCLGAKGNIVQETHPRVLAVTGPHAYQEVMTAVHQHLPPQHDPYTSLIPPQGIKLTPQHYAYMKISEGCNHRCSFCIIPSLRGDLVSRPIGDVMQEAENLVDSGVKELLVISQDTSAYGVDVKYRTGFWNGRPLKTRMTELCRALGDLGVWVRLHYVYPYPYVDEIISLMAEGKILPYLDVPLQHASPRILKAMKRPGNIENTLERINRWREICPDITLRSTFIVGFPGETEEDFEALLDFIEEARLDRVGAFAYSPVEGAAANELPGAVPEEVKQARLEYFMGIQAEISAAKLQDKIGKTVEVIIDSVENEGAIGRTQGDAPEIDGCVYITPSGDLNPGDIIEVEIENADEHDLWGTQL; translated from the coding sequence ATGTCAGCACACGCCCCTAAAGTTGGTTTCGTCAGTCTTGGCTGCCCCAAGGCCCTGGTCGATTCCGAACAAATCATCACTCAGCTCCGCGCCGAGGGTTATCAGATTTCACCGTCTTACGAGGATGCGGATCTGGTGGTGATCAATACCTGCGGTTTCATTGATGCCGCCGTTGAAGAATCACTGGAGACCATCGGCGAGGCGCTGGCGGAAAATGGCAAAGTCATTGTCACCGGCTGCCTCGGCGCCAAGGGCAACATCGTGCAGGAGACACATCCGCGCGTGCTGGCCGTCACCGGACCACATGCGTATCAAGAAGTGATGACCGCTGTACATCAGCATCTGCCACCGCAACATGATCCTTACACCAGCTTGATTCCGCCACAAGGCATCAAGCTGACGCCACAACATTACGCCTACATGAAGATTTCCGAAGGCTGCAATCATCGTTGCAGTTTTTGCATCATCCCAAGTCTGCGTGGCGACTTAGTCAGCCGCCCGATCGGCGACGTGATGCAAGAGGCGGAAAATCTCGTCGACTCCGGCGTTAAAGAGTTGTTAGTGATCTCGCAAGACACCAGCGCCTATGGCGTGGATGTCAAATACCGCACCGGTTTCTGGAACGGGCGACCGCTAAAAACGCGAATGACGGAATTGTGCCGCGCCTTGGGTGATCTCGGCGTCTGGGTGCGGCTGCATTATGTCTATCCCTATCCGTATGTCGATGAAATCATCTCATTGATGGCGGAGGGCAAAATCCTGCCTTATCTCGATGTGCCGCTGCAACATGCCAGCCCACGTATCCTCAAGGCGATGAAACGTCCGGGCAACATCGAAAACACTCTGGAACGCATCAATCGCTGGCGCGAAATTTGTCCGGACATCACGCTGCGCAGCACCTTCATCGTCGGCTTCCCCGGCGAAACCGAGGAAGATTTCGAAGCATTGCTGGATTTCATCGAAGAAGCGCGCCTCGATCGTGTCGGCGCCTTTGCCTATTCGCCGGTGGAAGGCGCCGCCGCCAACGAACTGCCCGGTGCCGTGCCGGAAGAAGTAAAGCAAGCGCGACTCGAATATTTCATGGGAATTCAGGCCGAAATCAGCGCCGCCAAGCTACAGGATAAAATCGGTAAAACTGTCGAGGTCATCATCGATAGCGTGGAGAATGAAGGCGCCATCGGCCGCACGCAAGGTGACGCCCCGGAGATTGATGGCTGCGTCTATATCACTCCCAGCGGCGACCTGAATCCCGGCGATATCATCGAGGTTGAAATTGAAAACGCCGATGAGCACGATTTGTGGGGCACGCAGCTTTAA